One window of the Acinetobacter equi genome contains the following:
- a CDS encoding uroporphyrinogen-III synthase: protein MLFINTRPLERAEALSSALLNFNIDVINFPLLELKEHPFSSELQYLYHQLLDASVIVVVSPTAVEVGMKFLHKCKIELSDLSQIQWIAVGEKTAEELKKYQIESFIPSVETSEGMLQLPILDTLNKGAKVAFWRGEGGRQFMMESLRQNGMDVLNFILYERQLPEESQVQSQQLIAMIQDKKSYIALITSEASWLNWLDVLKTHSDLIDQGQYWVLGDRLFNILNFYKKQQNLDYSIVKLMNLKIESILLHIDEIQGRL, encoded by the coding sequence ATGCTATTTATTAATACACGACCATTAGAACGAGCTGAAGCATTGTCTTCAGCTCTTTTGAATTTTAATATTGATGTGATTAATTTTCCTCTTTTAGAGCTAAAGGAGCATCCCTTTTCATCTGAACTTCAGTATCTATACCATCAATTGCTTGATGCTTCTGTTATTGTCGTTGTGAGCCCAACCGCCGTAGAGGTTGGAATGAAATTTTTGCATAAGTGCAAAATTGAATTAAGCGATTTATCTCAAATACAGTGGATTGCAGTTGGCGAAAAAACAGCTGAAGAGCTAAAGAAATATCAGATAGAAAGTTTTATCCCATCCGTTGAAACTTCAGAGGGAATGCTACAACTGCCTATTTTAGATACTTTGAATAAAGGTGCTAAAGTTGCATTTTGGAGAGGAGAAGGGGGGCGTCAATTTATGATGGAGTCTCTTCGTCAAAATGGGATGGATGTTTTAAATTTCATTTTATATGAGCGCCAACTTCCTGAAGAGTCTCAAGTGCAATCGCAACAACTTATTGCAATGATACAAGATAAAAAGAGTTATATTGCATTGATTACAAGTGAAGCAAGTTGGTTGAACTGGCTTGACGTACTTAAAACTCATTCTGATTTGATTGATCAAGGTCAGTATTGGGTGTTAGGGGATCGATTATTCAATATTTTAAACTTTTATAAAAAACAGCAAAATTTAGATTATTCGATCGTGAAATTAATGAATTTGAAAATAGAATCAATACTTCTGCATATTGACGAGATACAAGGAAGACTATGA
- the phoU gene encoding phosphate signaling complex protein PhoU → MSLNNPILNHHISSQFNEELQDVNTKFMTMGGFVEQQVANAIHALLDTNAELAMDVQLQDAVVNRFETEIDEALTLILARRHPAAIDLRMVIAMSKANTDLERIGDEAAKIARIAQNLCEEGGSPRGYMETRHIGNQVRVMIHDALDAFARLDVDQALRVLLADADIDREYQSATRTLMTYMMEDPRHIARVINVMWVLRALERVGDHARNISEQVIYMVKGLDVRHTSVKEIEEKVHK, encoded by the coding sequence TTGAGCTTAAATAACCCCATTCTAAACCATCATATTTCATCGCAATTTAACGAAGAACTACAAGATGTAAATACGAAATTTATGACAATGGGTGGCTTCGTAGAACAGCAAGTAGCAAATGCAATACATGCTTTATTAGATACAAATGCTGAACTTGCAATGGATGTGCAACTTCAAGATGCGGTAGTAAATAGATTTGAAACAGAAATTGATGAAGCATTGACTTTGATTTTAGCGCGACGACATCCTGCTGCTATCGATTTGCGTATGGTAATTGCAATGTCCAAAGCTAATACAGATTTAGAACGTATTGGTGATGAAGCAGCAAAAATTGCTCGAATTGCTCAAAATTTATGTGAAGAGGGTGGCTCTCCACGTGGTTATATGGAAACGCGCCATATCGGGAATCAAGTACGTGTAATGATTCATGATGCCTTAGATGCTTTTGCTCGTTTGGATGTTGATCAGGCATTGCGTGTGCTACTTGCAGATGCAGATATTGATCGTGAATATCAATCAGCGACTCGAACATTAATGACATATATGATGGAAGATCCACGCCATATTGCACGTGTGATTAATGTGATGTGGGTTTTACGAGCACTAGAACGTGTAGGTGATCATGCTCGTAATATTTCAGAACAAGTTATTTATATGGTTAAGGGGTTAGATGTTCGCCATACTAGCGTTAAAGAAATTGAAGAAAAAGTACATAAATAA
- a CDS encoding acyl-CoA thioesterase yields MNNIQNLYLYKQDVAWGDMDAFGHVNNVIYYRYVESARIDYLNQIGILNYPIHIVVASSQCKYLSPVVYPDTLQIKVSINEIRSSGFSMGYTIWSESQQKVVAESEAVIVCVSQDNMAKTPIPNELKEKLFLLKR; encoded by the coding sequence ATGAATAATATACAGAATTTATATTTATATAAGCAGGATGTTGCTTGGGGGGATATGGATGCATTTGGACATGTAAATAATGTTATTTATTATCGCTATGTTGAAAGTGCGCGTATTGATTATTTAAATCAAATTGGTATTTTGAATTATCCAATTCATATTGTTGTTGCATCTAGTCAATGTAAATATTTAAGCCCAGTTGTTTATCCTGATACTTTGCAGATTAAAGTGAGTATAAATGAAATTAGAAGTAGTGGATTTAGTATGGGTTATACCATTTGGAGCGAATCTCAGCAAAAAGTTGTTGCTGAATCTGAGGCAGTTATTGTATGTGTTAGCCAAGATAATATGGCAAAAACCCCAATACCAAATGAATTAAAAGAAAAATTATTTTTGCTAAAAAGATAA
- a CDS encoding oxidative damage protection protein produces the protein MSRQVFCRKYQQEMEGLAFAPFPGAKGQELFDSVSKQAWQEWLKHQTTLINEKRLNVFEPDAKKFLEEQREKFFNNDETLEKAEGLKPE, from the coding sequence ATGTCTCGACAAGTATTTTGCCGTAAATATCAACAAGAAATGGAAGGCTTAGCCTTTGCACCATTTCCTGGTGCAAAAGGTCAAGAATTATTTGATAGCGTATCAAAGCAAGCTTGGCAAGAATGGTTAAAACACCAAACAACACTAATCAATGAAAAGCGTTTAAATGTTTTTGAACCAGATGCCAAAAAGTTTCTTGAAGAACAACGTGAAAAGTTTTTCAATAATGATGAAACTTTAGAAAAGGCTGAAGGACTGAAACCAGAATAA
- a CDS encoding LytR/AlgR family response regulator transcription factor translates to MNILICDDEPLAIERLSRLVTQLGHCVVATASHGEQALEMAELHLPDVVLLDIEMPDMSGLMCAQLLRKLSPMPAIVFCTAYDEHALEAFKTQADGYLLKPIIQQELQQVLSHLSKLTSAQMSNIKQQEDMSELNIRRNKIVAKTHRGVELVALENIYYFLADQKYVLVRHREGSVLIDETLKDLEQEFGDQFIRVHRNALVAAAYLDGLELVSSGQYQVRCRELADRLIVSRRHLPALRERIQNL, encoded by the coding sequence ATGAATATTTTAATATGTGATGATGAGCCATTAGCAATTGAACGTTTATCTAGATTGGTCACTCAACTTGGGCATTGTGTAGTTGCAACAGCATCTCATGGTGAGCAAGCGTTAGAAATGGCAGAACTACATTTACCAGATGTTGTTTTACTTGATATTGAAATGCCTGATATGAGTGGTCTAATGTGTGCTCAACTTTTAAGAAAATTGAGTCCAATGCCAGCTATTGTTTTTTGTACAGCGTATGATGAACATGCTTTGGAGGCTTTTAAAACTCAGGCTGATGGATATTTATTGAAACCTATTATTCAACAAGAATTACAACAGGTTTTAAGTCATTTATCAAAGTTAACAAGTGCTCAAATGAGCAATATAAAACAACAAGAAGATATGAGCGAATTAAATATTAGGCGGAATAAAATTGTTGCTAAAACTCATCGTGGTGTAGAGCTTGTTGCACTAGAAAATATCTATTATTTCTTGGCTGATCAAAAATATGTTTTAGTAAGACATCGTGAAGGAAGTGTTTTAATTGATGAAACATTAAAAGATCTTGAACAAGAATTTGGTGATCAATTTATTCGAGTTCATCGAAATGCTTTAGTTGCAGCTGCTTATTTGGATGGATTAGAGTTGGTTAGCTCAGGACAGTATCAGGTCCGATGTAGAGAATTAGCAGATCGTTTAATCGTAAGTAGAAGGCATTTGCCTGCGTTAAGAGAGCGTATTCAAAACTTATAA
- the hemC gene encoding hydroxymethylbilane synthase has product MKTLKIATRQSPLALWQAEHIRARLEEMHQDLNVELVTFVTQGDKILDTPLAKIGGKGLFVKELEAALLDGRADLAVHSMKDVPMQLPEGLTLAVICEREDPLDAFVSNTYASFNDLPLGAKVGTSSLRRKCQILTARPDLEIVDLRGNVGTRLSKLDNGQYDAIILASAGLKRLGLHERIRHTIQPDVSLPAVGQGALGLECREGDQDILNLILPLLHQETDVCVRAERAFNAYLEGGCQVPIAGYATLNHGKILMEGRVGSVDGKVLLKAELEAHPEDAVKLGEQLAQELLAQGAGELLKALH; this is encoded by the coding sequence ATGAAAACCCTGAAAATTGCAACTCGACAAAGCCCTCTTGCTTTATGGCAGGCAGAACATATCCGTGCACGTTTGGAAGAAATGCACCAAGATTTGAACGTTGAGTTGGTTACATTTGTGACTCAGGGCGATAAAATTTTAGATACACCATTGGCTAAAATTGGTGGAAAAGGGTTGTTTGTAAAAGAGCTTGAGGCTGCATTATTGGATGGGCGTGCAGATTTAGCCGTGCATTCAATGAAAGATGTACCTATGCAATTGCCAGAAGGTTTAACTTTGGCAGTTATTTGTGAACGTGAAGATCCTTTAGATGCTTTTGTTTCTAATACGTATGCAAGTTTTAATGATTTACCATTAGGTGCAAAAGTTGGTACTTCAAGTTTACGCCGTAAATGCCAGATTTTAACAGCACGTCCAGATTTAGAAATTGTTGATTTACGTGGAAATGTAGGTACACGATTATCTAAGTTAGATAATGGACAATATGATGCGATTATTTTAGCAAGTGCTGGATTGAAACGTTTAGGTCTTCATGAGCGAATTCGTCATACAATTCAACCAGATGTAAGTTTACCAGCAGTTGGACAAGGTGCATTAGGCTTAGAATGTCGGGAAGGTGATCAAGATATACTAAATTTGATTTTGCCATTATTGCATCAGGAAACAGATGTATGTGTACGGGCAGAGCGAGCATTTAATGCGTATTTAGAAGGTGGTTGTCAGGTTCCGATTGCAGGTTATGCAACATTAAATCATGGAAAAATTTTGATGGAAGGGCGTGTAGGGAGTGTTGATGGTAAAGTGCTTTTAAAAGCAGAGCTGGAGGCACACCCCGAAGATGCTGTAAAACTTGGTGAACAATTAGCTCAAGAGTTGCTTGCACAAGGTGCGGGAGAGCTATTAAAAGCATTGCATTAA
- the argH gene encoding argininosuccinate lyase, whose protein sequence is MTTSSNSSNPSQAQTSGMWGGRFSEATDAFVAEFTASVQFDQRFYKQDIAGSIAHATMLAKVGVLTEQERDDIINGLTAIKADIEAGNFEWRIDLEDVHMNIESRLTQRIGITGKKLHTGRSRNDQVATDIRLYVRDEIDAILQLLEKLQKGILSLAAKNTNTIMPGFTHLQTAQPVTFGHHLMAWFEMLVRDSERLIDCRKRVNRLPLGSAALAGTTYPIDRAFTAELLGFEAVCENSLDAVSDRDFGIEFNAAASLIMMHLSRMSEEMILWTSAQFKFVNIPDRFCTGSSIMPQKKNPDVPELIRGKTGRVYGDLMSLLTLMKGQPLAYNKDNQEDKEPLFDAIDTVRGSLMAFADMIPALIPNIEIMREAALRGFSTATDLADYLVKNGVAFRDAHEIVGKAVALGVQEGKDLSELTLEQLQQFSDLIQADVFEKALTLEASVNARNHIGGTAPAQVEAAIARAYSRLEQLYA, encoded by the coding sequence ATGACCACATCTTCTAATTCCTCAAATCCGTCACAAGCCCAAACTTCTGGCATGTGGGGCGGTCGTTTCTCTGAAGCTACTGATGCATTTGTTGCTGAATTTACAGCATCTGTTCAATTTGACCAACGCTTTTATAAACAAGATATTGCAGGTTCTATTGCTCATGCAACTATGCTTGCGAAAGTTGGTGTCTTAACAGAGCAAGAACGTGATGACATCATTAATGGTTTAACAGCCATTAAAGCAGATATTGAGGCTGGTAATTTTGAATGGCGCATCGATTTAGAAGATGTGCATATGAATATTGAGTCACGCTTGACCCAGCGTATCGGTATCACAGGTAAAAAGCTACATACAGGTCGTAGCCGTAATGACCAAGTCGCAACAGATATTCGCCTATATGTACGTGATGAAATTGATGCGATTTTACAATTACTTGAAAAATTGCAAAAAGGTATTTTGAGCTTAGCAGCTAAAAACACCAACACAATTATGCCTGGTTTTACTCATCTTCAGACAGCTCAGCCTGTGACTTTTGGTCACCATTTAATGGCTTGGTTTGAAATGTTAGTACGTGATTCTGAACGTTTAATCGACTGCCGTAAACGTGTAAACCGTTTACCGCTTGGCTCTGCTGCACTTGCAGGTACAACTTATCCTATCGATCGTGCTTTTACTGCTGAACTTTTAGGTTTCGAAGCTGTTTGTGAAAACTCATTAGATGCAGTATCTGATCGTGATTTCGGTATTGAATTCAATGCAGCCGCATCTTTAATTATGATGCATTTATCACGCATGTCAGAAGAAATGATTCTTTGGACTTCAGCTCAGTTTAAATTTGTGAACATTCCTGATCGTTTCTGTACTGGCTCATCAATCATGCCACAAAAGAAAAATCCAGATGTTCCTGAATTGATTCGTGGCAAAACAGGTCGTGTTTATGGTGACTTGATGAGCTTATTAACGCTTATGAAAGGTCAACCATTAGCGTATAACAAAGATAACCAAGAAGACAAAGAGCCATTATTTGATGCGATCGATACTGTTCGTGGCTCACTCATGGCTTTTGCTGACATGATTCCTGCATTGATACCAAATATTGAAATCATGCGTGAAGCTGCACTTCGTGGCTTCTCTACAGCAACTGACCTTGCTGATTATTTAGTAAAAAATGGCGTTGCTTTCCGTGATGCTCATGAAATTGTAGGTAAAGCTGTTGCTTTAGGTGTTCAAGAAGGTAAAGACTTATCTGAACTTACACTTGAGCAACTTCAACAATTCTCTGATCTTATCCAAGCTGATGTGTTTGAAAAAGCATTAACTCTTGAAGCTTCAGTGAATGCGCGTAATCACATTGGTGGCACAGCACCTGCTCAAGTTGAAGCAGCGATTGCCCGTGCTTATTCTCGCTTAGAACAGCTTTACGCTTAA